A window of the Candida orthopsilosis Co 90-125, chromosome 1 draft sequence genome harbors these coding sequences:
- a CDS encoding Rpn2 26S proteasome subunit — MALVSAAPYLALLGEPDISLKSYALSSLNDVVDQLWAEIANNITDLEELFENTSFEKRALAALVISKVYYNLGDFDASVRYALYAGNEFNVEEQSQYVETIVSKCINLYNSLSQQKFSDDSVVIEPRLASIFEKMLQKCLKAKEVKLTLGIALESYRLDLVESILKDQIAENEEQGLNLINYVLVCSNSTITNSIFRVKILNTLISLLLTLKKHQDFFTIIKIIVQLNDSQLAINLFQELVKQDEELIAYQAAFDLVNTASQELLDTVIKSFSDESGNIIVKKILNILSGVPTSDFDNTFLYKNNDTDITILNKTKNLLDGRSSVFHSAVTFANAYMHAGTTDDSFFRKNLEWLGRATNWSKFSATAALGVIHKGNLSQGRTILKPYLPGSSSAAHTKGGSLLALGFIYAGHGREVVGYLKKFIDDNGNASGANDIEVQLHGASLGAGVAGMDSQAEDLYESLKVVLYSDSATSSQAAALGMGLVLLGSGNEAATNDMLTYALETQHENIIRSLAVGIALLHYGREEKANYIIEDLLKQESSILRYGGAFAVGLAFAGTGDNGAIKKLLHYAVSDPSDDVRRAAVLNLGFVLIRDYTAAPQLVKLLSQSHNPHVRYGTALALGISCAGRAYAPAIEVLESLTKDAVDFVRQGAMMATAMILIQQNEFLYPKVKDFTKQYADTIKNKHEDALAKFGATLSQGIIDAGGRNVTINLENAQTTTLNTKAIVGLAIFSQSWYWFPLAHFLSLSFAPTSVIGVRGGDLKIPKFELNCHANQEYFQYPPKVEESKEKQPDKLATAVLSTTAKAKTRAKKKQHKKEEDDKMEVDDEKKDEKKDGKKVEKRSEDTSEPVPKDNKVSASKEDNKKDENKETSSQPATIRYTKTPYKIENLSRVLPQQSSYVSFIKDDRFVPVRKFRGTGSIIVLQDTKPDESVEFIKTVRQLNITTAPVPEPFILSGEDLEDE, encoded by the coding sequence ATGGCATTAGTATCTGCGGCTCCATATTTGGCATTACTTGGTGAACCAGATATCAGCTTGAAGTCGTACGCTTTATCATCGTTGAATGATGTGGTTGACCAATTATGGGCAGAGATAGCTAACAATATTACCGACTTGGaagaattgtttgaaaacacttcatttgaaaaaagagCTTTGGCTGCTTTGGTGATCTCGAAAGTCTATTACAACTTGGGTGACTTTGATGCATCTGTCAGGTATGCATTGTACGCGGGCAACGAATTCAATGTGGAAGAACAGTCCCAATATGTGGAGACAATTGTCAGTAAATGCATCAACTTGTACAACTCATTATCTCAGCAAAAGTTTAGTGATGATTCAGTAGTGATAGAGCCTAGGTTGGCgtcaatttttgaaaagatgtTACAGAAATGTTTAAAGGCAAAAGAAGTGAAGTTGACATTAGGTATTGCATTGGAGTCATATAGATTGGACTTGGTGGAAtctattttgaaagatcAAATCGCAGAAAATGAAGAGCAAGGactcaatttgataaattatgTTTTGGTTTGCTCGAACTCTACTATCACAAACTCAATCTTCAGAgtaaagattttgaatacTTTGATATCATTATTGTTGACTTTAAAGAAACATCAAGATTttttcaccatcatcaagaTTATTGTTCAATTAAATGATTCACAGCTTGCAATCAACTTATTTCAAGAGTTGGTCaaacaagatgaagaattgattgcGTATCAAGCtgcatttgatttggtAAACACAGCATCACAAGAGCTTTTGGACACTGTTataaaatctttttctgaTGAAAGCGGCAATATAATagtgaaaaagattttaaACATATTATCTGGTGTACCAACGTCTGACTTTGACAACACGTTTCTTTACAAAAATAACGACACAGACATCACTATATTAAACAAGACTAAGAACCTTTTAGATGGAAGAAGTTCAGTCTTCCACTCTGCAGTTACGTTTGCTAATGCTTACATGCATGCAGGTACCACCGATGATTCATTTTTTAGAAAAAACTTGGAGTGGTTGGGAAGAGCTACAAATTggtcaaaattttcagcCACTGCCGCCCTTGGTGTTATTCATAAAGGAAACCTCTCACAAGGACGTaccattttgaaaccaTATCTACCAGGTTCAAGTAGCGCCGCTCATACCAAGGGTGGTTCTTTACTCGCATTGGGATTCATTTACGCCGGCCATGGTAGAGAAGTTGTAggatatttgaaaaaattcattgatgataatggtAATGCATCTGGAGCCAATGATATCGAGGTTCAATTACACGGTGCCTCTTTAGGTGCTGGTGTTGCTGGAATGGATTCTCAAGCAGAAGATTTATACGAATCTTTGAAAGTTGTACTTTACTCCGATTCTGCCACTTCATCGCAAGCCGCTGCTTTAGGTATGGGTTTGGTGTTGCTTGGATCAGGAAATGAAGCAGCCACCAATGATATGTTGACGTATGCTTTGGAGACTCAGCACGAGAATATAATCAGGAGTTTGGCTGTAGGTATTGCTTTGTTGCATTACGGTCGCGAGGAAAAGGCAAACTACATCattgaagatttattaAAACAAGAGTCATCTATTTTGAGATACGGTGGTGCATTTGCTGTTGGTTTGGCATTTGCCGGAACTGGAGACAATGGTGCCATCAAGAAGTTGTTGCATTACGCTGTTTCAGACCCTAGTGATGATGTGAGAAGAGCTGCGGTTTTAAACTTGGGTTTTGTGTTGATACGTGATTACACTGCTGCCCCTCAATTGGTTAAGTTGTTGTCTCAATCCCACAACCCACATGTCAGATATGGTACAGCTTTGGCTCTAGGTATCTCGTGTGCTGGTAGAGCCTATGCTCCTGCAATTGAGGTTTTGGAGTCTTTGACAAAAGATGcggttgattttgtaagACAAGGAGCCATGATGGCAACGGCAATGATTCTcatacaacaaaatgagTTCTTGTACCCAAAGGTAAAGGACTTTACTAAACAGTATGCTGATACTATCAAGAATAAACATGAGGATGCTTTGGCTAAATTTGGAGCTACGTTATCTCAAGGTATTATTGATGCAGGTGGTAGGAATGTGACAATCAATTTAGAAAACGCACAGACAACCACTTTGAACACAAAGGCAATTGTCGGATTGGCAATCTTTTCTCAATCGTGGTACTGGTTCCCCTTGGCTCACTTTTTATCCTTGTCATTTGCACCAACGTCTGTGATTGGAGTTAGAGGTGGTGATTTGAAGATACCAAAATTTGAACTAAATTGTCATGCAAACCAGGAGTATTTCCAATATCCTCCTAAAGTAGAAGAGTCTAAGGAAAAGCAACCAGACAAGTTGGCCACCGCTGTGTTGTCTACCACTGCTAAAGCCAAAACAAGagcaaagaagaagcaacATAAAAAAGAGGAGGATGATAAAAtggaagttgatgatgagaaaaAGGATGAGAAAAAGGATGGCAAAAAAGTGGAAAAGAGGTCAGAAGACACATCAGAGCCTGTACCTAAGGATAATAAGGTATCTGCATCCAAAGAAGATAACAAGAAGGATGAAAACAAGGAAACGAGCTCTCAACCAGCAACTATACGCTACACAAAGACCCCTtacaagattgaaaatttgtcTAGAGTTTTACCACAACAATCCAGTTATGTGTCGTTCATTAAAGATGATAGATTTGTACCTGTTAGAAAGTTTAGAGGAACTGGTAGTATTATTGTCTTGCAAGATACCAAGCCAGATGAATCTGTTGAATTTATTAAGACTGTCAGGCAATTGAATATAACAACCGCACCAGTACCTGAACCATTTATATTGAGCGGAGAAGATTTAGAGGACGAATAG